One Paenibacillus crassostreae DNA segment encodes these proteins:
- the cysI gene encoding assimilatory sulfite reductase (NADPH) hemoprotein subunit, producing the protein MTQNKTVVLQDGPPSDVEDIKIRSLYLRGELEEALKDGITGSMSEDENRLMKFHGSYMQDNRDVRNERYRQKLEPAYQFMVRIRAPGGVLTSAQWLEMDRLAREYTTGSLRLTTRQTIQFHGILKWNLKKSIRTINDTLLTTLAACGDVNRNIMCNPNPYQSEVHAEVYEWANKLCNHLAPRTNAYHEIWLDGEKVVDTDKSEQEVEPIYGKLYLPRKFKIGVTVPPTNDVDVFSQDLGLIAIYEEGQLKGFNVAVGGGMGMTYGDTQTYPQLAKVIGFCTPQQVVDLAEKTIMIQRDYGNRSVRKYARFKYTIDRYGIEWFINELQDRLGWKLEEARPYEFKHNGDRYGWVKGTNGKWFLTLFIASGRIEDQENNPLMTGLREIAKIHTGDFRITPNQNVVIGNITNQKKQKIEALIKEYGLTDGSHYTALRRSSISCVALPTCGLAMAESERYLPTLLDKIEPILAEVGLAEEEITIRMTGCPNGCARPALGEIAFMGKGPGKYNLYLGAGFAGERLNKLYRENIGEEEILSILNPMIHQFAKERQVDEHFGDFVIRAGHIQAVKSGTDFHA; encoded by the coding sequence ATGACTCAGAATAAAACGGTTGTATTACAGGATGGTCCACCAAGTGATGTAGAAGATATTAAGATAAGAAGTCTTTATTTACGTGGTGAACTTGAAGAGGCCCTTAAAGATGGAATTACTGGATCGATGTCTGAGGATGAGAATCGATTAATGAAATTCCATGGCAGCTACATGCAGGATAATAGAGATGTACGGAATGAACGGTATCGCCAGAAGCTAGAACCTGCTTATCAATTCATGGTGCGGATACGTGCTCCAGGAGGGGTTCTAACATCAGCTCAATGGTTAGAAATGGATCGTCTTGCTCGTGAGTATACTACAGGATCTTTACGTCTGACTACGCGGCAGACTATCCAATTTCATGGAATTTTGAAGTGGAATTTAAAGAAGAGTATACGCACCATAAACGACACATTGCTAACTACGCTAGCCGCTTGTGGTGATGTGAATCGTAATATCATGTGTAATCCGAATCCTTATCAGTCGGAGGTTCATGCGGAAGTGTATGAATGGGCCAATAAGCTATGTAATCACCTTGCTCCACGTACCAATGCCTATCATGAGATTTGGCTTGATGGTGAAAAGGTAGTGGATACCGATAAGAGTGAGCAAGAAGTTGAACCAATTTACGGTAAGTTATACCTGCCACGTAAGTTTAAAATCGGTGTAACGGTACCACCAACTAATGATGTGGATGTTTTCTCCCAAGATCTTGGCCTAATTGCTATTTATGAAGAGGGACAACTCAAAGGATTTAATGTAGCTGTTGGTGGGGGTATGGGGATGACTTATGGAGATACACAGACGTACCCACAACTGGCGAAGGTAATCGGATTCTGCACACCACAACAGGTGGTCGATTTAGCAGAGAAAACGATCATGATCCAACGTGATTATGGCAATCGCTCAGTTCGTAAATATGCTCGATTCAAATACACAATCGATAGATATGGAATAGAATGGTTTATTAACGAACTTCAAGATAGACTTGGATGGAAACTTGAAGAAGCGCGTCCTTACGAATTTAAACATAATGGTGATCGTTATGGATGGGTCAAAGGAACGAACGGGAAATGGTTTCTAACTCTATTTATTGCTAGTGGTCGGATTGAAGATCAAGAGAACAATCCTTTGATGACGGGCTTACGGGAAATTGCTAAGATTCATACGGGAGACTTCCGAATTACTCCGAATCAGAATGTCGTTATTGGCAACATAACGAACCAGAAGAAGCAAAAAATTGAGGCTTTGATCAAGGAGTATGGACTTACAGATGGTTCACATTATACTGCATTACGGAGAAGTTCTATTTCTTGCGTAGCCCTTCCGACTTGTGGCTTGGCTATGGCTGAGTCTGAACGTTATCTACCTACTCTTCTTGATAAGATAGAGCCTATCCTAGCAGAAGTAGGATTAGCTGAAGAGGAAATTACTATTCGTATGACAGGTTGCCCTAATGGTTGCGCTCGACCAGCACTAGGAGAGATTGCGTTCATGGGCAAAGGTCCTGGTAAATACAATTTGTATTTAGGGGCCGGTTTTGCGGGAGAACGATTGAACAAATTATATCGTGAAAATATCGGAGAAGAAGAGATTCTATCTATTTTAAATCCGATGATTCACCAATTTGCGAAGGAACGTCAGGTAGACGAACATTTCGGAGATTTTGTTATAAGAGCTGGTCATATCCAAGCTGTCAAATCCGGAACGGATTTTCATGCTTAA
- a CDS encoding patatin-like phospholipase family protein codes for MPSLILEGGTLRPIFSSGVMDALLDQDLMFPYCIGVSAGISNGFSYISKQKRRNLIIMEQYRHDPRYIGYRNFLRSRSLFGLDFVFGEIPSKLLPFDIEAFQNYNGQLLVGVTNAHTGLPEYINGMDVDEKWTMLRATCAIPLYFPAIELNGNKYYDGGLADPIPIRKAIADGNDQHLIVLTQPKGYVKKFSKQNAMIGKLFRNKFPQLEEVLLTRHEKYNETVQFCEQLEQDGKAIIIRPGQALNSFEKDINKLRYSCQHGYDLAMNNMKGIHQLFQ; via the coding sequence ATGCCAAGCTTAATTCTAGAGGGAGGTACACTCAGACCGATATTCAGTTCTGGTGTCATGGATGCACTCCTAGATCAGGATTTAATGTTCCCGTATTGCATTGGTGTGTCCGCAGGAATCAGCAACGGGTTCTCCTATATATCTAAACAAAAGCGAAGAAATCTAATCATTATGGAACAGTATCGCCACGATCCACGTTATATTGGATACCGTAATTTCCTACGATCTCGTAGCTTATTCGGATTAGATTTTGTATTCGGAGAGATTCCTAGTAAGTTACTTCCCTTTGATATAGAAGCATTCCAAAATTACAACGGGCAATTATTGGTTGGTGTCACGAATGCCCACACTGGATTACCTGAATATATAAATGGAATGGATGTTGACGAGAAGTGGACCATGCTTCGTGCAACCTGCGCAATTCCTTTATATTTCCCTGCTATTGAGTTGAATGGGAATAAATATTATGACGGGGGATTAGCTGATCCAATTCCTATTCGTAAGGCAATTGCCGACGGCAATGATCAACATCTTATTGTTCTAACACAACCCAAAGGTTATGTGAAGAAATTCAGCAAACAAAATGCGATGATCGGCAAACTATTTAGGAATAAATTCCCTCAGCTTGAAGAAGTATTACTAACTAGACATGAGAAATATAATGAAACTGTACAATTCTGTGAGCAATTAGAGCAAGATGGAAAAGCGATCATTATCCGTCCAGGTCAAGCTCTTAACAGCTTTGAAAAGGACATCAACAAGCTTAGATATTCATGCCAACATGGTTATGACTTAGCTATGAACAACATGAAAGGTATCCATCAGCTTTTCCAATGA
- a CDS encoding saccharopine dehydrogenase family protein, producing the protein MGKALIIGAGGVASVVVHKCCQNPDVFEEICIASRTVSKCEDLKNKLAGGRTIIHTAQLDADNTDEVIELIKSFGPDVVINVALPYQDLTIMDACLATGVHYVDTANYEPLDTPKFEYKWQWAYKEKFEKAGITALLGSGFDPGVTGVFTAYAQKHYFDEIHTIDIVDANAGDHGYAFATNFNPEINIREITAKGRYFENGEWIETEPLSEKKVYDLPEIGPKDIYLLYHEELESLAVNIKGVKKIRFWMTFSQNYLNHLNVLQNVGMTSIEPIIYEGKEIVPLQFLKAILPDPASLGPRTKGKTNIGCIIQGTKDGKPKTYYVYNVCVHEECYAEVGSQAISYTTGVPAMIGAMLIIKGIWKKPGVYNVEEFDPDPFMEALNKHGLPWQEDFSPTLLD; encoded by the coding sequence TTGGGAAAAGCTTTAATTATTGGCGCTGGTGGCGTTGCAAGTGTTGTAGTTCATAAATGCTGCCAGAACCCGGATGTTTTTGAAGAGATTTGCATTGCAAGTAGGACTGTTTCGAAATGCGAAGATCTAAAAAATAAATTGGCCGGAGGCCGTACAATTATTCATACGGCTCAGCTGGATGCTGATAATACTGATGAGGTCATTGAGTTGATTAAAAGTTTTGGGCCGGATGTTGTTATTAATGTGGCTCTCCCTTATCAGGACTTGACCATTATGGATGCGTGCCTTGCAACTGGTGTACATTATGTAGACACCGCAAACTATGAGCCATTGGATACACCTAAATTTGAATACAAGTGGCAGTGGGCTTATAAAGAGAAATTTGAAAAGGCTGGTATTACAGCTTTGCTTGGAAGTGGATTTGACCCTGGTGTGACTGGTGTTTTCACTGCATATGCACAAAAACATTATTTCGATGAAATTCACACTATTGATATTGTGGATGCAAATGCTGGAGATCATGGGTATGCTTTTGCAACCAATTTCAACCCTGAAATCAATATTCGTGAAATTACTGCTAAAGGCCGTTATTTCGAGAATGGTGAATGGATTGAAACGGAGCCTCTTTCTGAGAAGAAGGTTTATGACCTACCAGAAATCGGTCCGAAAGATATCTATCTCCTATATCATGAAGAATTAGAATCGTTAGCTGTTAACATTAAAGGAGTCAAGAAGATCAGATTCTGGATGACGTTCTCACAGAATTATCTTAATCATTTAAATGTGCTTCAGAATGTGGGGATGACCTCCATCGAGCCTATCATATATGAAGGTAAAGAGATTGTTCCACTTCAATTTTTAAAGGCAATACTACCGGATCCTGCATCACTAGGACCTAGAACCAAAGGAAAAACCAATATTGGCTGTATTATTCAAGGAACTAAAGACGGAAAGCCAAAAACCTATTACGTATATAATGTTTGTGTACATGAAGAATGTTATGCAGAGGTTGGTTCCCAAGCTATTTCATATACAACAGGGGTTCCTGCTATGATAGGGGCTATGCTTATTATTAAAGGGATCTGGAAGAAGCCTGGTGTATATAATGTAGAAGAATTCGACCCTGATCCATTTATGGAAGCTCTAAATAAACATGGACTGCCGTGGCAAGAAGATTTCTCGCCAACGCTTCTTGATTGA
- the nspC gene encoding carboxynorspermidine decarboxylase — protein sequence MDIDISSIPSPCYIVDERLLLKNLEILNSVQERTGAKILLALKGFSMFSVFPLVGKYLKGVTSSSLFEARLGFEEMGKEVHAYAPAYIDREFDELLGYVDHLVFNSFDQWNKYKDKVKSVHSKTIECGIRVNPEYSEIETPLYDPCYNHSRLGVTLSNFRPEELAGLDGIHFHTLCEQNSDTLERTLKVVEEKFGEYIKGMKWLNLGGGHHITRPDYDIEKLVSTILYLKDKYDVDVYLEPGEAIALNTGYLVATVLDIVDNGMNIAILDTSAECHMPDVLAMPYRPNIIDAGVSGEYAHTYRLGGMTCLAGDVIGDYSFKEPLKPGDQLVFCDMGHYTMVKNHMFNGVNLPSIATYNDTDGIKIIRQFGYEDYSSRLS from the coding sequence ATAGACATTGATATTAGTTCGATCCCGTCTCCCTGTTATATTGTGGATGAAAGATTGCTACTAAAGAATCTTGAAATCCTAAATTCTGTACAAGAACGTACAGGTGCTAAAATTCTTCTTGCCCTAAAGGGATTCTCGATGTTTTCTGTCTTCCCATTAGTTGGAAAGTACTTAAAAGGTGTAACATCGAGCTCATTATTCGAAGCTAGACTTGGATTCGAAGAAATGGGTAAAGAAGTACATGCCTATGCGCCTGCATATATTGATAGAGAATTTGATGAGTTATTAGGTTATGTTGACCATCTTGTCTTTAATTCCTTTGATCAATGGAATAAATATAAGGACAAGGTAAAGAGTGTTCACTCGAAGACCATTGAATGTGGTATTCGAGTGAATCCAGAATACTCGGAAATTGAGACTCCATTATATGATCCTTGCTATAATCATTCAAGACTAGGAGTAACGCTGTCCAATTTCAGACCAGAGGAACTCGCAGGTTTGGATGGAATCCATTTCCATACCTTGTGTGAACAGAACTCAGATACACTTGAGCGCACGCTTAAAGTGGTGGAAGAGAAATTTGGAGAGTATATCAAAGGTATGAAATGGCTTAATCTTGGTGGAGGGCATCATATTACGAGACCTGATTATGACATTGAAAAACTTGTTAGTACGATCCTGTATCTAAAAGATAAATACGATGTTGATGTGTATCTAGAACCAGGTGAAGCAATCGCTTTAAATACAGGTTATCTGGTGGCTACTGTCCTTGATATTGTAGATAATGGTATGAATATTGCGATTCTTGACACTTCAGCTGAATGTCATATGCCTGATGTACTAGCAATGCCGTATAGACCAAACATTATTGATGCAGGTGTATCTGGTGAATATGCTCATACCTATAGATTAGGTGGAATGACCTGTCTTGCTGGAGATGTAATAGGAGACTATTCCTTCAAAGAACCATTGAAGCCTGGTGATCAACTTGTATTCTGTGATATGGGGCATTACACAATGGTTAAGAATCATATGTTTAATGGGGTAAACTTACCTTCTATTGCAACATATAATGACACAGATGGAATCAAGATTATTAGACAATTTGGTTATGAAGACTACAGTTCGCGCTTATCCTAA
- a CDS encoding LysR family transcriptional regulator — MILVYIDKYKKVTDVAKELNMKQPSVTFHMKSLEEEMGAVLFESKRGRMILTEAGQALYPYALKITGLAAEAKKVVRDYSVLEKGTLCIGADQGTSIFPLPLLISSFTKHHTGVQLRIINKPTQTIKSLLSDHDIDIAIFHSTDHQQSSDDAIVINPLLDDELVVIFGPQHRFADFEHIDPQHIAMEFFIQHAEGSFINEFTQQWSSNNSIHLWERIQLDSMEAIKLTVQSGDHISFFPKRSIQLDLEQGLLKSLPIPGHVIPNIRPVIAFQQDPTHLSLRNEFVEFSRNYTF, encoded by the coding sequence ATGATCCTTGTATATATTGATAAATATAAAAAAGTAACGGATGTTGCAAAAGAACTAAATATGAAACAACCTTCTGTGACATTCCATATGAAAAGTTTAGAAGAGGAAATGGGTGCTGTCTTATTTGAATCTAAGAGAGGACGTATGATCTTAACCGAAGCAGGTCAGGCTCTTTATCCTTACGCCTTAAAAATAACTGGACTTGCTGCTGAAGCCAAAAAAGTTGTTCGAGATTATTCAGTATTGGAAAAAGGTACGCTATGTATTGGTGCGGATCAAGGTACCAGCATCTTCCCTTTACCTCTATTAATTAGTTCCTTCACCAAACATCATACGGGTGTTCAACTTCGTATTATTAATAAGCCAACTCAAACAATTAAATCTTTATTAAGTGATCATGATATTGATATTGCCATATTTCATTCTACCGACCATCAACAATCCTCTGACGATGCCATAGTTATCAATCCATTACTCGATGATGAATTAGTAGTCATTTTTGGGCCCCAACATCGATTTGCAGATTTTGAACATATCGACCCTCAACACATAGCCATGGAATTCTTCATTCAACATGCTGAAGGCTCCTTTATTAACGAGTTTACACAACAATGGTCTAGTAATAACAGCATTCATCTCTGGGAGCGTATTCAGTTGGATTCAATGGAAGCCATCAAGTTGACCGTGCAATCCGGGGATCATATCTCCTTCTTCCCGAAACGAAGTATCCAACTCGACCTTGAACAAGGACTTCTTAAGTCTCTTCCAATTCCAGGACATGTTATTCCTAATATAAGACCTGTCATAGCTTTTCAACAAGATCCAACTCATTTATCTCTACGTAATGAGTTTGTGGAATTCTCTAGAAATTATACCTTTTAA
- a CDS encoding phosphate ABC transporter substrate-binding protein gives MRLRKPFLLLGSFALVIALAACGTNNATNNGANQGAANTTETETETKTEALTGSILAVGSTALQPLVEQVGQKFMAEEEYSKIAVQVQGGGSGTGLTQVSGGQADIGNSDVFAEEKLKDADADKAKELVDHQVAVVAMATVANKEIGVDNLTKQQLIDIFSGKITNWSEIGGADQKIVIVNRPSSSGTRSTFEKYAMGTKVDDIEGSILEESSGNVRKIVSETPGAIGYLALSYLDDSIKTVQYEGVEATVENVTAGTYPVWAYEHMYTKGEPNEVVKAFLDYMVSDEVQKADVVELGYIPASDMKVSRDVDGNITNK, from the coding sequence ATGAGATTAAGAAAACCATTTCTATTATTGGGGTCATTTGCACTAGTCATTGCACTAGCAGCATGTGGAACAAACAACGCTACAAACAACGGTGCTAACCAAGGGGCAGCAAATACTACAGAGACAGAGACAGAAACAAAAACAGAAGCTTTAACAGGTTCTATCCTAGCAGTTGGATCAACAGCATTACAACCATTAGTTGAACAAGTAGGACAGAAATTTATGGCTGAAGAAGAATATTCCAAAATAGCAGTTCAAGTTCAAGGTGGCGGTAGCGGTACAGGTCTTACACAAGTATCTGGAGGACAAGCGGACATAGGTAACTCCGACGTATTTGCTGAAGAGAAGTTAAAAGATGCAGATGCTGATAAAGCTAAAGAATTGGTTGATCATCAAGTAGCAGTCGTTGCGATGGCTACTGTAGCTAATAAAGAAATTGGTGTAGATAACTTAACGAAGCAACAACTTATAGATATCTTCTCTGGTAAGATTACGAACTGGAGCGAAATTGGCGGAGCTGATCAAAAAATTGTTATTGTAAACCGTCCAAGTAGTTCAGGAACACGCAGTACTTTTGAAAAATATGCAATGGGTACGAAAGTTGATGATATTGAAGGTTCAATTCTAGAAGAATCATCAGGTAACGTTAGAAAAATCGTATCAGAAACTCCAGGTGCGATTGGATACCTTGCATTATCTTATCTAGACGATTCAATTAAAACCGTTCAATATGAAGGTGTTGAAGCGACAGTAGAGAATGTTACAGCAGGAACTTACCCAGTATGGGCTTATGAACATATGTATACAAAGGGTGAACCTAATGAAGTTGTAAAAGCATTCCTAGACTACATGGTTTCAGATGAAGTTCAAAAAGCTGATGTTGTTGAACTTGGTTATATCCCAGCATCTGATATGAAAGTATCGCGTGATGTGGATGGAAACATTACAAATAAATAA